The proteins below come from a single Candidatus Nanopelagicales bacterium genomic window:
- a CDS encoding sugar porter family MFS transporter, which produces MQGPTPGTSGPAVVEKAHTGKVVGISIIAALGGFLFGYDSSVINGANKAVFYHFQITNTGMQGFVVAIALLASAVGAFFGGRFADRYGRKKVMVIAAILFLIAGVGQAFPFSVGDFMLWRVVGGFAIGLAAVISPMYISEVAPAHLRGRLSSLFQLAIVVGIFSTQLVNQIIIGLTPNEITDPLKSPLVPPVEANNTLALGLEAWQWMFLCMVVPAVIYWMLSLTIPESPRYLVAQRKFDKAKEVLSSIFQGDVGPKLSSIQKSLEGDHKPSMKDIKGPRLGLLPLVWVGIILAIFQQFVGINAVFYYSNLIWSAVGFDESKAFLTSTIISAVNVLFTFVAIALIDRVGRKLLLLVGSAGMFVTLAILAFVFASAPKCTDALIQAGGTSGCTVAADLNSPILSDSSGLIAVIALNTYVAFFAATWGPIVWVLLGEMFPNKIRAAALSIGVMANWIANFIVSESFPTLVSISLGLAYGIFTVCALLSFFYVLKFVKETKGVELEDMESLEGVRLPDKPST; this is translated from the coding sequence AAGGTCCGACGCCGGGAACTAGTGGTCCCGCAGTTGTTGAGAAGGCCCATACGGGCAAAGTTGTTGGAATCTCAATCATCGCCGCGCTGGGTGGATTCCTGTTCGGCTATGACAGCTCCGTCATTAACGGTGCAAACAAGGCGGTTTTCTACCACTTCCAGATCACCAACACCGGCATGCAGGGATTCGTCGTCGCGATCGCGCTGCTCGCCTCGGCGGTCGGTGCCTTCTTCGGTGGTCGATTCGCTGATCGCTACGGCCGCAAGAAGGTCATGGTCATCGCGGCGATCCTGTTCCTTATCGCTGGTGTCGGACAGGCGTTCCCGTTTAGCGTCGGCGACTTCATGCTGTGGCGCGTCGTTGGTGGGTTCGCGATCGGCTTGGCGGCTGTCATCTCGCCGATGTACATCTCCGAGGTCGCCCCGGCACACCTGCGCGGTCGACTGTCGTCGCTCTTCCAACTCGCCATCGTCGTCGGCATCTTCTCGACTCAGCTGGTCAACCAGATCATCATCGGGCTAACACCCAATGAGATCACCGATCCGCTCAAGAGCCCCCTGGTTCCGCCGGTTGAGGCCAACAACACTCTCGCACTTGGACTTGAGGCGTGGCAGTGGATGTTCCTCTGCATGGTCGTGCCCGCAGTCATCTACTGGATGCTGTCGCTGACAATTCCCGAGTCACCGCGTTACTTGGTTGCACAACGCAAGTTCGACAAGGCGAAAGAGGTCCTGTCGTCGATCTTCCAGGGAGATGTTGGGCCCAAGCTCAGCAGCATCCAGAAGTCGCTCGAGGGTGATCACAAGCCGAGCATGAAGGACATCAAGGGTCCGCGACTCGGACTTCTCCCGTTAGTCTGGGTCGGCATCATCCTGGCGATCTTCCAGCAGTTCGTGGGCATCAACGCGGTGTTCTACTACTCGAACCTGATCTGGAGCGCGGTTGGCTTTGACGAGAGCAAAGCCTTCCTCACGTCGACGATCATCAGTGCTGTCAACGTGCTGTTCACCTTCGTGGCCATCGCGCTGATCGACCGGGTTGGCCGCAAGTTGCTTCTGCTGGTCGGTTCCGCTGGCATGTTTGTGACCTTGGCAATCCTGGCGTTTGTGTTCGCGTCGGCACCAAAGTGCACGGACGCCTTGATCCAAGCGGGCGGCACCAGTGGCTGTACGGTTGCGGCCGACCTGAACTCGCCGATCTTGTCTGACTCCAGTGGTCTGATTGCGGTCATCGCGTTGAACACCTACGTCGCGTTCTTCGCAGCGACCTGGGGTCCGATCGTGTGGGTTCTGCTCGGCGAGATGTTCCCGAACAAGATCCGCGCGGCCGCACTGTCTATCGGTGTCATGGCCAACTGGATCGCCAACTTCATCGTGTCGGAGAGCTTCCCGACTCTGGTCAGCATCTCGCTTGGCCTGGCGTATGGCATCTTCACCGTCTGTGCGTTGCTGTCCTTCTTCTACGTGCTGAAGTTCGTGAAGGAGACCAAGGGAGTCGAACTCGAAGATATGGAGTCCCTCGAGGGCGTGCGGCTTCCCGACAAGCCGAGCACCTAA